One segment of Streptomyces sp. NA02950 DNA contains the following:
- a CDS encoding glycosyltransferase family 1 protein — MRVAIVTESFPPDINGVAHCTLQTADHLHRLGHEPVVIAPAGPPGGSPAAFGDEPPESQGELDRSHPYPVVRIPSLPLPGYPQVRVALPSRRLAAAITSHGSDLVHLASPFVLGARGMTAALRLRIPAVAVYQTDLGGYARTYLGAGENAAWRRIRAVHTAADRTLAPSTAAARDLEEHGVPRIRLWPRGVDTARFHPGRRDPELRRTLAPGGELIVGYIGRLAPEKNVELLAPLCSLPGVRVVVAGDGPSEPALRAALPRARFLGRRTGDELARIFASLDVFAHTGPQETFCQTVQEAQASGVAVIAPAAGGPLDLIDHGRTGLLVPPGDSTEVRDAVSLLAADARLRASLGRTARAAVEGRTWGAVVDRLVDHYAEVLMARTAVAA; from the coding sequence ATGCGTGTCGCCATCGTGACTGAATCCTTCCCGCCCGACATCAACGGCGTCGCTCATTGCACGCTTCAGACCGCCGACCACCTCCACCGGCTCGGTCATGAGCCGGTCGTCATCGCGCCCGCCGGTCCGCCCGGAGGTTCCCCCGCCGCCTTCGGTGACGAGCCACCGGAGAGCCAGGGGGAGCTCGACCGGTCGCACCCGTACCCCGTCGTCCGTATACCGTCCCTCCCGCTGCCCGGCTATCCGCAGGTGCGCGTCGCACTCCCCAGCCGTCGCCTCGCGGCCGCGATCACCTCGCACGGCAGTGACCTCGTCCACCTCGCCAGCCCGTTCGTCCTCGGGGCGCGCGGGATGACGGCCGCGCTGCGGCTCCGGATCCCCGCCGTCGCCGTCTACCAGACCGATCTGGGCGGCTACGCCCGTACCTACCTCGGCGCCGGGGAGAACGCGGCGTGGCGGCGGATCCGCGCCGTGCACACCGCGGCCGACCGGACCCTCGCCCCCTCCACCGCGGCCGCCCGCGACCTCGAGGAGCACGGGGTGCCGCGGATCCGGCTGTGGCCGCGCGGTGTGGACACCGCGCGGTTCCACCCCGGCCGCCGCGACCCCGAACTGCGCCGCACCCTCGCCCCCGGCGGCGAACTGATCGTCGGCTACATCGGCCGGCTCGCCCCCGAGAAGAACGTCGAACTGCTCGCCCCGCTCTGCTCCCTCCCCGGCGTCCGGGTGGTCGTGGCCGGCGACGGGCCGAGCGAGCCCGCGCTGCGCGCCGCGCTGCCGCGGGCCCGCTTCCTCGGCCGTCGCACCGGCGACGAACTGGCCCGTATCTTCGCGTCGCTGGACGTCTTCGCCCACACCGGACCGCAGGAGACCTTCTGCCAGACCGTGCAGGAGGCGCAGGCCAGCGGGGTCGCGGTGATCGCGCCCGCCGCGGGCGGTCCGCTCGACCTGATCGACCACGGACGCACCGGACTGCTGGTGCCGCCCGGTGACTCCACCGAGGTGCGGGACGCCGTCTCGCTGCTCGCGGCCGACGCCCGGCTGCGGGCGTCGCTCGGGCGCACCGCCCGGGCCGCGGTCGAGGGCCGCACCTGGGGCGCCGTCGTCGACCGGCTGG